In Syngnathus scovelli strain Florida chromosome 12, RoL_Ssco_1.2, whole genome shotgun sequence, the genomic window GAATGCGATGCTCTctcgccctccctccctttgtCTCCTCCTCATTGGAgtcaacagcaaacagcgcggaGACATTGATTTAAATCCCGTGTAAAGGGCAACAAGGGAGTGTTCGGCTTttgacaaaccggtccaaactaaataaaaaaataaaaaatcgtcACTGGGTGGGGTGAATGAATGAAGGGTGCAGCGTGACGGTTTGATGGGTTACTGTCCTGCATTCCTATTGGCTGTATGGTTTTGTTGAGAGGTAAACAAGCTTTAGCTACCGAGCCGCAGGGTGAGGCCTggctgggttaaaaaaaaaaaaaaaaacatactattTGGTCGACACTGCCATCTATCGTCACACGCCAGTATAGCACCTTATCTGTCATTCGAGTTGTGCTTCTCAATTGTGCCTCTAGGTGTCAGGCCATTCCAACAAATGTAAGCAGGTGAACTTGTGGCGGTTAGCTAAATAGTGTTTAGAATTTATACATTGATTCTGGTCAAGTAAAGCTTAATCAAATTAACAGtactttgatttaaaaaaataataatccagctGTCTTTCTACCTCTGCATTAGGTGCGCTAAAactaacaaaaatgttttttacagTCAGCCGAGTCAGTCTTACAATAAAACTAGGCTGTGAATAATTTTAACCAAGCTTCTTGTCAGCTACTGGTGCAGCAGCGAGGCCCCAAAAGTAACAATGGACTCAGCATGACGCCGCGTATCACAATAAGTGATGATTATGGGACCTGAAAGCCACTGAGAACATTCTGCACAGCCTGGAGGCATTAAAAGTTTATTTTCCACCCTCTAGCAAGTCTCTCTCTTCATCTCTGCccgaataaaaaatattttgtctttGCGATAGCAGAACAAAGAGTTGAGGTCGTTTTGGCAAAACAAAATAGGAGGGTTCAGACACTGCACCTTGGCATGAAGCAAGGCATTTTTGGAATTCTGCACATCTGATCCCAAAATGGATTGGCTCCCAAACATAACAGATCTTATCTTTTCCGAGTGCAAACAAATGGAATTGTCTAAATTactccacttttttttctttcttacaagTCACAGAGATATTTAGCTGATACGCTTCTATTCTAGATCTGATAATATTTACAAATCAAATTCCACAATCAAACAATGAAATGCAAGTTCACTCCAGTGGAACCTGATTGACTCTCAAGTTGTTCTATTTTCAAATAAGAATTAGGTTGAAAACTATGTTGAAGAGAATTGAGGAGCTTCAtatttgccgccatcttgtggcatttatAGGTAATTAGAATATTTTGTAAGAATGATGTTTTTGAAGTGTCGCAAGAGTAAAACTaggataataaaaacaattgaatacTTTTGTGGAATTGTAAACTGTACAACTGTTGCTGCATTTGACATTGTAGCTTCGACTATTCCTGGGAATGACTTACACTCCTCCTAACCTCGGAGCATCCGCCCTGGGAACGTTATTCGTGCTTGGGATTCCAATGCTGCACCTGAGCTGCAATGCTGCGGAATGTAATGGGCACTGACACCGGTTTAATGAGTGCATGTACACCCAGGGCCAAATGCAATTACAAGCTCCCACAAGCAAgcatcaataaaaaaagaaaaagcagagaAAGAGTGAGATAGAGAGACAGCTGTGGCTAACGTTAGCTGAAGCTAATAGATGAAATGCTTCATATTGAACACTGATGTTCTTTTTTTAACAGTTGACCCGCGGAGAATTATTGCAGGCTAAttccatttttttgtcattttgcagaAGAGTGATTTCAAGTTTTATAGCTGCAATAAAAATCGGTTGGATTTATACCCTGGTGATTTATATGGCAGTGATTACTTCTGGATACGGGGATTCTCAGCTTTTGGCATTCTGCCAGACGTAATGATTAAAGACAAGAAACGAGATTCGTAGAATGTGTAATCCCATTCGGTACATAAATCGTTTTTCTTCTACTGTTATATTTTTATGATCACAAGAAACTGAAATTGTAATCCCTATTAAATCGGGACTAATTTCCCAGCCTTTTAAAATCTTCAATCTCCGCGCCGAGTGCAACAATGAACCGCCTCCTATATGTCATAATTAACGAAATATTATCTGTCAGTATGATAAAGTGCATTACAGATTACAACCTCAATAACAAACCAGCTAAATTAGTACCTTTGCAACAGTGTCAATCAAACCTGAACATTATCAAAGCTGTAAAAGCATAACTGTTGTGGCATTCCATTCTTTTGTTTACCTAATGTTGCGGCTGATTATTATTCTGGCATGCTCCTTGACAGAAAAACGAGATCATAAAGTATAAAATGAAGGATGAGAATGAacttgaaagaagaaaaaaaaaaaaaaaagctgttaatGCTTGGCAAGGCAGCAGCGTGCACCCTGCTCGGACAAGTCAACAAAACCTTGCTGGTATGCCGAATATTTTTGGTAGGCATAGATACGAGGccgccgaggaatttgatcaggcgacgagccagccagccagccagccaacctcTAGCTCATTATTATTAcccgcggcagcagcagcagcaacacaccCTAAAGCTTCTTTTAAGAGACTCCTGCATCCATAAccctttaccccccccccccccccctcgtcttGATGGCTGTCACTCATGCATGCGCTCACGCCCACGCATGCAATAGCCATTTagtaaaaaaagcaaaatttttaaaatgaactcgTTTATCACGAGGTACATTCCAGACTAGTGTTGCACAGAGGTCCGACAAGATCAATGTCTACTCGTAAAATAATTAAAACGTTTCATTTTTAATAACCGCACTCTCAGTCTATGCTGATGTAGTATAGGAAGTGACGCAAATATtacaaaggcagaatttgtattGGATCTCATTCGATTGCATGGGCATTGAACGCAACCCTCAATGGGCCCTCTGATAAGAATAACGATTTTCTCATCGATATGAACTTGCGGCATGCTAGCTATAATCTCCCTGTTTGGCCTTGTAATTATGTCATAACTCAAAGGCTTCCCTGGTgagctaccaaaaaaaaaaaaaaaatcgtgttcTCTGAGGAGTGGGCCCATTAATTGTCAGGATATAATTACACCGTCACCACCCTCAGGGTCTGTGTTACGTTAAAGTAATAAGAGGATGTATGTTTTACTTATCATAAAATACATTCCccataaaacaacaacacaaatcaAAAGAGAATAACCATCATTCATTTTTTACTCCAAGTCTTTTCATTTTGTAGCACTTCTCTGGGCAACACTGCTTCCAGTATATAtttatgaacatttttttttttttgtccaatcagatttcagcctCTGTGTTGCCATGTCAAATTTATCTGCCTTTAGCATCACTAGTGCTGGTCAAAAGCTGGAAATCATGAGACAATTATTACATAACCTTGCTTTAATTGTGTAATCATATAAATTCCTATTTCTGGCTTGAAACTTTCTTTTAAAACCCTAACTTTGTTGAAACTCTAATTTAAAACCCCTTTGAGTGGGACTATGACGCAACTATCATACGTAATCCTTAATGACTAAATCTATAATCGCAACGTGATGTACGTCAACGCGccaaaataatataaacaaaGGCGCGTAGCTATGACGTCGAAATATGACCAAATTATCAATTAAACACAATGAACGTTTTGAAACGTTTTTACTTTGTTTGCGTTTCTGATGCTTGTGCTTGCAGATTAACGGGACTGCTTCATTTCAAATTTTGGCTTCGTCATATAGAAAAGAACAACAAGTTCAAGGTTTGTTTCTTGAAAACTACAAACACGATCTAGGTAATGTAAAAGAGATCGTTAGCAATATCAAATGACGATGGATTTtcgtttaaaatgttcaaaatgACCTTTGTTGTTGATTGACGCATGCAGTCGTAGATCTGGAAAGCTGATTTCGGCTTCTTTCGGCTTCTTTCGGCTTTTCAAGACTCGTTTTCACGTCTTTCGGTAACCAATACCAGCGAGTGAGGCGTTCATATTTCCTTCGCTGCCTCGGAAATTAGAGTACTTGCAGAAAAAGAAAGCGGCCCGTAGTAAATTATGTAACTTTAAAAATGCCTCTAAAGTTTCTATTGAAAACCAAAAAGAAGTAACACGACATTTTGAACTTGAACTGCAtgtaaaataagaaaaataaagggCTTGAGACATTTAATTTTCCCCAGTTTTATTTTacataatattttaaaatagtgCCACATCTTTCAGTAGTTTTATTTTTCTACTTTTGGTACATTGTCAAATTCTATTTTATGTTCTGGTTCAACTTTTTTTACTCCTACTTACTACTATTTTGGTTATACAACgtacttctttttttatttcttctggTTCTTACGTCTTCTTTTTCTCTACAACTCAGTTCTAGCATTTCTGGCTCTACTTCTACGGTTGTgatcttattatttttttatttttttacaggcTAAGTGATGGCAGAGAACCTGGACTCGGAGGCGCTGTTGAATGCATTCAGCCGTTTTGCAGTTTATGGCGACACCAAGGCCAGCGGAAAGGAAATGAACGGGAAGAACTGGGCCAAACTCTGCAAGGACTGCAAGATCATCGACGGCAAAAGCATCACCGGAACTGACGTCGATATTGTCTTCTCCAAAGTCAAGTGAGAACATCTGTCTGCACTGCGTTTTCCCGTGCAGTATTCAATGAGTGAagtatttgtgtgtatttatatgTGCGTAGGCAAAAGTCAGCCCGTGTGATCACCTTTAACGAGTTCCAGCAAGCTCTGCAGGAATTGGCGCCTAAGAGGTTCAAGAGCAAAGGCCGTGATGAGGCCATCATGGCCGTCTACAAGATGGTCGAGGGTGGAGAGCCTACCCAGTTTGGAGTCACGGTCAGAAAAACAACATAGATCATGTCTTGAGAATCTATCTAGTAAAGGATTGTTAGCGAGAAGGTTAGCATTAGCGTTGAAATTAGCGTAAGAGTCTACAAATTAACTTTAGTCAATCCCACTGTGGTTGTgtaaattttttgctgttttttttgtgttgctcagAAAACCGTAAAGGCCGGCGGAGTAGACCGTCTGACGGACACGTCTTTGTACACCGGGTCGCACAAGGAGCGCTTTGACGAGAGCGGGCATGGACGAGGACGCGAAGGACGAGAGGACGTTGTCAACAACACGGGATTTGTCTCCTCCTATAAAAATGAAGGAACGTACGATaagaaaaagaatgaaaaatgaatccaacacacaaacaggaagtgtAAGCAGTCTTCAACTTTGACCCTTACATCTCAATGTGTGTTACTTTGTGTCAGGTGACTGAAAGAAAATAAAGACTTATTGTCTCTACTTAACATGCGTGTGCGTAATTGACAATATTTTAAGACATGGTTAAAAACGAATCGAGTTCTTGGAAATCAAATTTTATTCCACGATATATAACTTTTGCTCTTCCGAGTACAAACATTCGATataagatatttaaaaaaatatattttaaacagaacccaaaaaatataaacaatataTGGAAAGTATGAACGGCTGGATTAGTGCTGTGCCTAATGGGGGATTTTTGCTCCTGTCTCTTTAAGGCACGATGGTGGATGACCAAGttacaataatatattttttaagtgaGTTaaggacatatatatatacacacacacacattcacacacacacgtcttacATATGTGCTGCATTAAAGTGCCACAACTGTGACGTGTGAAGCAACACTGGGGCCGAGTGACCCGCAGGCCGACCCGTTTGCTAGCTTGCTAGCATATTTCCTGTTATTGCCGTTGGAAGTGCATCGGCGCAAAGTATAAACAGCTCGGCCACATTAAGGACGCCCTTTgaggcagctttttttttttcctcgcaaACACACACTGATTTGTTACCTAGCTATGTACATGACTTAATGCGTATGAAGCAAGCGACTCACTGGCAGGCGAAGCTTTCTGGGAAATTGTTACTCATGCAAAAGAAATGATTTTGTTATGTAAAAGGTTTTAAAATAATCGTTCCTTACCTTTGTGTATAACTTCTTTTAATGAATCAATATAGATTTGTCAATAAAGTTAGTTTTGAATTAGTCTCGTtttcaacaggggtgtgtagacttattCTATCCCGATATCAATAGCTTGCCACAGTGctgtgtgataaaaaaaaaagtcatcaccGTGCTTCCATTAGACTTCTTCATCATGTGGTGGCGACATGCGAGGGTTCCTATTTTATGAAGAATAACGTAAGGTACGAGAATTTTACAGTATGCTAGGCGGAGACAGACATTGGCTGCGTTACGGCGGCGGGCGCTCAGAAAGCGTACGCCCCCACGATGATGGTGAGCCTCAGCAGGGAGCTGGAGTGGTAGTTCATGGTCAGGTGGTGCGTGATCATCTCCAGGTCCACCACGTACTCCCTGGGACCTGACAGAGGCTTGGTGAGCACCAGCATGGCGCTGGCGTTGGTGGAACGCTGCGGGGACAAGGAGATCAAtaggccacgccccttaaagGCACAAATAACGTTCTCTTTGGTGGTCCCTCAAAAAACTGGACGACTTACCCGGAGGAAGAAATCGCCCGCCTCGTTTCCGGCTTTGATCCGGAAGGTGTTGTGCGTGTTAG contains:
- the LOC125978831 gene encoding tubulin polymerization-promoting protein family member 3-like, with the translated sequence MAENLDSEALLNAFSRFAVYGDTKASGKEMNGKNWAKLCKDCKIIDGKSITGTDVDIVFSKVKQKSARVITFNEFQQALQELAPKRFKSKGRDEAIMAVYKMVEGGEPTQFGVTKTVKAGGVDRLTDTSLYTGSHKERFDESGHGRGREGREDVVNNTGFVSSYKNEGTYDKKKNEK